One part of the Entelurus aequoreus isolate RoL-2023_Sb linkage group LG05, RoL_Eaeq_v1.1, whole genome shotgun sequence genome encodes these proteins:
- the gnb3b gene encoding guanine nucleotide-binding protein G(I)/G(S)/G(T) subunit beta-3b — protein sequence MAAEKAEMDALKKECDGLRAQIEAARKGVNDTTMSAAAGSVAAVGRIQLKQRKTLKGHLAKIYAMHWSTDSRQMVSASQDGKLLVWDTFTGNKLVAVPLKSAWVMSVAFAPSANLVASGGLDNMCTVYNIKAASPKTLRELDAHTGYLSCARFLSDSEIITASGDTTCCLWDLETGKQKVIFTNHIGDCMSLALSPDMNTFISGACDSLAKLWDVREGACKQTFIGHTSDINAIAFFPSGNTIVTGSDDCSCKMYDLRSDQEVISYQDSSLNAGVTSVALSNSGRLIFSGYDDFNCHIWDSLKGEKVGVLSGHDNRVSCTGVPEDGMGVCTGSWDSFLKLWN from the exons ATGGCAGCCGAGAAAGCCGAAATGGATGCGCTGAAAAAGGAGTGCGACGGCCTCCGCGCGCAGATTGAG GCGGCTCGCAAGGGCGTGAACGACACCACCATGTCGGCGGCGGCGGGCAGCGTGGCGGCCGTGGGTCGCATTCAGCTGAAGCAGAGGAAGACGCTCAAGGGTCACCTGGCCAAAATCTACGCCATGCACTGGTCAACTGACTCCAG GCAAATGGTGAGTGCGTCACAGGACGGCAAACTTCTGGTGTGGGACACCTTCACGGGAAACAAG CTGGTTGCCGTCCCGCTGAAGTCTGCCTGGGTGATGAGCGTGGCCTTCGCCCCCTCCGCCAACCTGGTGGCCAGTGGGGGTCTGGACAATATGTGCACCGTCTACAACATCAAGGCGGCCAGCCCCAAGACCCTCAGGGAGCTGGACGCGCATACAG GTTACCTGTCCTGCGCTCGCTTCCTTAGCGACTCGGAGATCATCACAGCCTCCGGCGACACCACCTG CTGCCTGTGGGATCTGGAGACGGGAAAGCAGAAAGTCATCTTCACCAACCACATCGGGGACTGCATGTCTCTGGCTCTGTCCCCCGACATGAACACCTTCATCTCGGGGGCCTGCGACTCCCTGGCCAAGTTGTGGGACGTGCGGGAAGGCGCCTGCAAGCAGACCTTCATAGGACACACCAGCGACATCAACGCCATTGCG TTCTTCCCGAGCGGGAACACCATCGTCACAGGCTCGGACGACTGCAGCTGCAAGATGTACGACCTGCGCTCCGACCAGGAAGTGATCAGCTACCAGGACAGCAGTCTGAACGCCGGCGTCACGTCCGTGGCACTGTCCAACTCGGGCCGCCTCATTTTCTCCGGCTACGACGACTTCAACTGCCACATTTGGGACTCTCTGAAGGGAGAGAAAGTGG GGGTGCTGTCCGGTCACGACAACCGCGTGAGCTGCACCGGCGTCCCCGAGGACGGAATGGGTGTCTGCACAGGATCATGGGACAGTTTCCTGAAACTGTGGAACTGA